The nucleotide sequence AGTGACTGTGTGGTGGTGGAGATCATCGCTTTTTGGATCTCTGATAGCAGTGTTTCCAGGACTggtgatcattaaccacttaagccccaagcctgtttttcagattcggtgtttacgagactaaaacatttttttttggtataaaattacttaaaacccccaaacattatatatttttttttttttgaggtttcaTTGCCGTTTATTGTTGATCAGTCCAGCCTTTAGGTTATGTTAGATTTTGTTGAATGCTGCAATGTCCACGCTCTGCACATAGTCTTCAAACTTGGTGATCTCCTCCTCCAGGAGATCGGTGCCCACTTTGTCATCTTCCACCGCGCACTGTATCTGCAGCTTCTTGATGCCGTAGCCCACAGGAACCAGCTTGGAGGAGCCCCAGAGCAGACCGTCCATCTGAACAGTGCGAACGCATTCCTCCAACTTCGCCATGTCCGTCTCATCATCCCATGGTTTCACGTCCAGCAGGATGGAGGACTTGGCGATGAGTCCCGGCTTCTTGGATTTCTTCTCTGCATACTGCTTTAGTCTCTCTTCTCTGATTCTCTCAGCTTCTGCATCTTCCTCATCATCGCTGCCGAACAAGTCAATATCATCGTCgtcatcctcttcctctttcttgagtTCAGGAGCCGGTCTGGGAGGTTAAGCTCTGTTGGGTTCTGGGACTGGCAAGTTGCACACAGCCGGATATCTTATTTCCACATTTCTGAGGTAGCATTTTTCTCCAGCACACCGATCCGGCTTTCCAGCTTGGAGATGGCGAGCTGCAGATCCTTCACCACTTTATGTAAATGCTGGTTCTCGTGTTCTAGATTGGCGACCCGGTCCTGGAGGTCACCGCTGTCTCCATTGCTGTTGGGGGCTGCGGCTGTGCTTCCGGCGAGCGATTTCTGGATATTCTCCCTGGCTCTGGCAATGTCCCTGAGGATTGTGCTTGCTCCGTCCTCCTGCTGTGTCTGGATGTGAGCGTTGGTTCCGGCATTGCTCAGGTCTTCATAATACTGTCTCTCGGCGTCGTCATACTTGTATTTGTCAAACCAGATCTTCTCTGTGCTCAAGCAAGAAGCTGCCATTTTTCCCGGAGACACGGCTGTATCACGAGAGAGAGCGGgagggaaggatttttttttctaacaccctagagaataaaatggcagtcattgcaatactttttgtcacaccgtatttgcgcagcggtcttacaagcgcactttttttggaaaaaaaatcacttttttaaattaaaaaataagacaacaataaatttggcccaatttttttacatattgtgaaagataatgttacgccgagtaaaatgatacccaacatgtcacacttaaaaattgcgcccgctcgtggcatggcgtcaaacttttacccttaaaaatctcgataggcgacgtttaaaaaattctatacgttgcattttttgagctacagagtaggtctagggctagaattattgctctcgctctaacgatcgcgacgatacctcacttgtgtggtttgaacaccgttttcatatgccggcgctactcgcgtatgcgttcgcttctgcacgcgagctcgtcgggacggggcgctttaaaaaaaaatggtttttgttttcttatttatttttattgattttagaattttttacactgaaataaaaaataaaaaaaatgtatcacttttattcctattacaaggaatgtaaacatcccttgtaatagaaaaaagcatgacaggtcctcttaaatatgagatctgacgtcaaaaagacctcagatctcatatttagacttaaatgcaaaaaaaaataaaaaaaaaaatggaaattttgtcatttaaaaaaatgacaacaaaaaaattgtctctttaagacgctgggcgggactgacgttttgacgtcacttccgcccagcaaagctatgaggacgggtgggggccatcttcccctcactcgagtcctcactgatcaggcagcagcacccgatcgcctccgccgctaccgacggctcccgtaagcggcggagggcgcggtagagcggcgggagggggggccctcttccGCCACCGATAACGCCGATCTCGCGGCGTATCTgccacggagaccaccgttatcatttacacgcccgcccactgaagagatggatatctcggttgtggcagcagctgctgccgttaccgagatattcatctttaaaaacaggacgtatatatacagtgggcgggcgttaaccggttaagttCGCTATTTGGGGAGTGGGAAAGACCATGGGAAGGATGTCACCAAACACAATGTTTAAGCCGAGCAAGAAGGAAGATGAGGAGGCCTTCAAAATGGCCATATTGAAACAAGACAATTGGTATCAGGAATGATCTCATGAAATTTACAATTTCATATGATCAAAGAGCAATAGTTAGAGTTCCTCTGTAAATAGGAAAATCACTGGTATAGTCTTTCAAAGGTATCTTAAACGAGTGAGAGATGTTTTGCAGATGTTATGTGACCACAAGTTTATATGAAGATAGCACTGTCTGAGGTGCATACAGCTAGGTGTATGCTTAGCTGTATGCAAAATGTACAAACACCTGGCAACTTTAGGCCACACATCCTGGGCTAAAAGAGATGACATTTGCTATAGCAAGAATTGTGGTAGATGTGTTTATGTTATTAGCTATTGTTTGCGTCACAAATGTGACATGCTTTTTCTGTACTTTGTACTCGGTTTAACCTTGTATGTATCGGGGTAGATTTGGTAAACTCATTAATTGATTGGGCAATTGGGTGTTGGGAGGGTGTTAAGCTAAGGGGAGGTTTTGGGAGGTACAGGGAAATGTTGTGGTTTAAGGTTATACATTGTCTACGATGTCAAAACACAATCATTTTGAACCCATCACTGTGTATTGGTCCTTTGTGATTGTCCGGCTAGCCGAAGGTTCACACACAGAACAAATCAGGGGTGCACCCGGGCGAAGGACCCTTACAATACCTTCTAGCCAGCGGATTCTGTGTTTTAGCTGTATATCTGCTGATCGCTCCCCTTCTTTTCTGTATTGGTTCATACAGACAAGGTCAGTTACTTTTAACTTTCCCTTTCTCCCAGTACATTGCTACCTagtacaaatatttttatttttatgatgcttggatacaatttatttattcatatagatTCTCTTATGTGATTCGGGGTCTTTCCTGCTCCCCTCCTAAAAGAgctaaaagagaaaagaaaaaagaaccaaTCGTGTAAAATTAGGCGGGTGTAGCTCTGAGCATGATAAGGAGGTCTCAGATGAACTACCTTCCCTCTTCCATCTGCTCCCTAATATTGTAGGTATATATTTTCACACAACTGGGTGCAAATTATGGAAATCATATCTTAGTTGAACTTTGGGTGACCCCACATGT is from Rana temporaria chromosome 9, aRanTem1.1, whole genome shotgun sequence and encodes:
- the LOC120913242 gene encoding LOW QUALITY PROTEIN: elongation factor 1-delta-like (The sequence of the model RefSeq protein was modified relative to this genomic sequence to represent the inferred CDS: substituted 1 base at 1 genomic stop codon) translates to MAASCLSTEKIWFDKYKYDDAERQYYEDLSNAGTNAHIQTQQEDGASTILRDIARARENIQKSLAGSTAAAPNSNGDSGDLQDRVANLEHENQHLHKVVKDLQLAISKLESRIGVLEKNATSEMWKXDIRLCATCQPAPELKKEEEDDDDDIDLFGSDDEEDAEAERIREERLKQYAEKKSKKPGLIAKSSILLDVKPWDDETDMAKLEECVRTVQMDGLLWGSSKLVPVGYGIKKLQIQCAVEDDKVGTDLLEEEITKFEDYVQSVDIAAFNKI